A genomic stretch from Borrelia hispanica CRI includes:
- a CDS encoding BB_0208 family protein — translation MTILTKYQKFYDTLEILKKYINTNVEEKILKYSILSKLYKLNEKEIINLITISKNYELKKNILNITLEEYYYEEAQDNNIKNWILEIIKEKNLLQIKKETNLISKRPGITYKLNSSNFLKIIEISNNNQYTKEKKELYKQLILNFSNNLKIENLEPTIDILIAVKYRNKEKIKRILKDNLSFQRLFKSSLSQKQNRVTKLKKLLILTYWPVGCLSKSLFNKILTKNYKYIIDEVLTLKYDEILKYLKTIKTFSLNEIFYKGSNKNSNFNYFFSEFTRYTPKDFQNTFKTYLFSLEKTAIKQYLKWFFKDKVPHEWKDFIFTIEYIDTYKLLNIDTNIEDMITAKFQAEEFFISFEKMNFNPYESSKIFQNKKIRRIFLIKVMNYIKKHITKIDTYGWISFYIYADKNDRIQTEKDIKQFFKNKNFEIQNQIFVYFLSFYPNIDQKHFEFISEIMIYLDSNKITIPQEIIQMQKTSPHKFNYCKSYIFVKSLTLRTRVFKILNKNIKLELLFQLEEFQKKISLLPAIYYIVYYYKLDALREEQKISPKQKEEIINFITFLNQEQNKFDSKTP, via the coding sequence ATGACAATACTAACAAAATATCAAAAATTTTATGATACTCTTGAGATATTAAAAAAATATATAAATACAAACGTAGAAGAAAAAATTCTAAAATATAGTATCTTATCAAAACTTTACAAACTCAATGAAAAAGAAATTATAAATCTCATAACAATAAGTAAAAATTATGAACTTAAAAAAAATATCTTAAACATTACACTTGAAGAATATTATTACGAAGAAGCACAAGACAATAATATAAAAAACTGGATACTAGAAATCATTAAAGAAAAAAATTTACTTCAAATAAAAAAAGAAACTAATCTTATTAGCAAAAGACCTGGGATAACATATAAATTAAATTCAAGCAATTTTTTAAAAATAATTGAAATATCCAATAATAATCAATACACAAAAGAAAAAAAAGAATTATATAAACAATTAATATTAAATTTTTCTAACAACCTAAAAATAGAAAATTTAGAACCAACAATAGACATACTAATAGCAGTAAAATATAGAAACAAAGAAAAAATTAAACGCATACTTAAAGATAATTTATCATTTCAAAGATTATTTAAATCAAGCTTAAGCCAAAAACAAAACAGAGTAACCAAACTAAAAAAGCTACTTATTTTAACTTACTGGCCAGTAGGATGTCTGTCTAAGTCACTTTTTAATAAAATTTTAACAAAAAATTATAAATATATAATAGATGAAGTTTTAACTTTAAAATACGATGAAATTTTAAAATACTTAAAAACAATCAAGACATTTAGTCTTAATGAAATCTTTTATAAAGGATCAAATAAAAATTCAAATTTTAATTATTTCTTCAGTGAATTTACAAGATATACCCCAAAAGATTTTCAAAATACTTTCAAAACATATTTATTTTCACTTGAAAAAACAGCAATAAAACAATATCTAAAATGGTTTTTTAAAGATAAAGTACCACATGAATGGAAAGATTTCATTTTTACAATTGAATATATTGATACATATAAATTACTAAATATTGATACAAACATAGAAGACATGATTACCGCAAAATTTCAAGCAGAAGAATTTTTCATATCATTTGAAAAAATGAATTTCAATCCATATGAAAGCTCAAAAATATTTCAAAATAAAAAAATACGAAGAATATTTTTAATTAAGGTGATGAATTATATCAAAAAACATATCACAAAAATAGATACATATGGATGGATTTCATTTTATATATATGCAGATAAAAATGATAGGATACAAACAGAAAAAGATATAAAACAATTTTTCAAGAATAAAAATTTTGAAATTCAAAATCAAATATTTGTATATTTCCTATCTTTTTATCCCAATATTGATCAAAAACATTTTGAATTTATATCAGAAATAATGATATACCTTGATTCAAATAAAATCACAATCCCTCAAGAAATAATCCAAATGCAAAAAACAAGTCCTCATAAATTCAATTACTGCAAATCATATATTTTTGTAAAATCACTAACTCTAAGAACAAGAGTATTTAAAATACTAAACAAAAATATTAAACTAGAATTACTATTTCAACTAGAAGAATTTCAAAAAAAAATATCATTACTACCAGCCATATATTACATCGTTTACTATTACAAGTTAGATGCATTGAGAGAAGAACAAAAAATATCACCTAAACAAAAAGAAGAAATAATAAACTTCATTACATTTCTAAATCAAGAACAAAATAAATTTGATTCCAAGACACCATAA
- a CDS encoding sugar phosphate nucleotidyltransferase, with protein MKGIILAAGYGTRFLPITKTIPKEMLPILNKPSIDYIIEEFINSGIKEILIITSRRKKVLDNYFDREVELEHTFIKECQKDFLEKIKLKDINICFIRQNTMMGTGHALLHAKPWIGNESVIVAYPDDLHIGSPPLTAQLIELYKKTGKNILSVIENPKNINRYGVIELNQDNIHVKNIVEKPAIGHEPSNKASIGRFLYTNEFFKFLEEGFKFHQKGEYHHIYALKKLMIENKVLYKKIEGERLDIGDIEGYLEAIIKIAKQDDKLLKIINNLLRN; from the coding sequence ATGAAAGGTATTATATTAGCAGCAGGATATGGCACAAGATTTTTACCCATAACAAAAACTATTCCAAAAGAAATGTTACCAATCTTAAATAAACCATCAATTGATTATATTATTGAAGAATTTATTAATTCTGGAATTAAAGAAATACTCATCATAACTTCAAGAAGAAAAAAAGTTTTAGATAATTACTTCGACAGAGAAGTTGAACTTGAACATACATTCATCAAAGAATGCCAAAAAGATTTTTTAGAAAAAATTAAACTTAAAGATATTAACATTTGTTTTATAAGACAAAATACAATGATGGGCACAGGACATGCATTACTTCATGCAAAGCCCTGGATAGGCAATGAAAGCGTAATAGTTGCATACCCCGATGATCTACATATTGGATCGCCACCCTTAACAGCACAATTAATAGAATTATATAAAAAAACTGGAAAAAATATACTATCCGTTATCGAAAATCCTAAAAATATCAATAGATACGGAGTAATAGAACTAAATCAAGATAATATTCATGTAAAAAATATAGTAGAAAAACCAGCAATTGGTCACGAACCAAGCAATAAAGCATCTATAGGAAGATTTTTATATACCAATGAATTTTTTAAATTTTTAGAAGAAGGTTTTAAATTTCACCAAAAAGGAGAATATCACCATATTTATGCATTAAAGAAATTAATGATTGAAAATAAAGTATTATACAAAAAAATTGAAGGAGAGAGGCTTGATATAGGTGATATTGAAGGTTATTTAGAAGCAATAATTAAAATTGCAAAACAAGATGATAAATTACTAAAGATCATAAACAATTTATTAAGGAATTAA
- the rsmD gene encoding 16S rRNA (guanine(966)-N(2))-methyltransferase RsmD, with amino-acid sequence MHVSSGKYKGWKVACPRVGDVRPVMAIIREAFFSILFNQISGINFLDVFTGTGIMSLEALSRGASLVHLVDYNKFSRNVLIKNFDIVSEPYKFFFTKAEFFLAKRNLFYDLIYLDPPFSYPLKKNLLEIISKNKSLNKNAKIIIHYPARENLDNNILRLSKYDFRKYGGSRLDFFEVNLDI; translated from the coding sequence ATGCATGTAAGTTCGGGGAAATATAAGGGATGGAAAGTTGCTTGTCCTAGAGTAGGTGATGTGCGGCCTGTGATGGCTATTATTAGAGAAGCATTTTTTTCTATTTTGTTTAATCAGATTTCGGGAATAAATTTTCTTGATGTATTTACTGGGACTGGAATAATGTCTCTTGAGGCTTTAAGTAGAGGAGCCAGTCTTGTACATCTTGTTGATTATAATAAATTTTCTAGAAATGTTTTGATTAAAAATTTTGATATTGTAAGTGAACCTTATAAATTTTTTTTTACAAAAGCAGAATTCTTCCTTGCAAAGAGAAATCTTTTTTATGATTTAATTTATCTTGATCCTCCTTTTAGCTATCCTTTGAAAAAAAATTTACTTGAGATAATATCAAAAAATAAAAGTTTAAATAAAAATGCAAAAATTATTATTCATTATCCTGCTAGAGAAAATTTGGATAATAATATTTTAAGACTCTCAAAATATGATTTTAGAAAATATGGAGGTTCAAGACTTGATTTTTTTGAAGTTAATCTTGATATATAA
- a CDS encoding HD-GYP domain-containing protein, translated as MILKEIKKIEDLTEKDIIFSNIGNLTKLSTKVNKKIITFLKKGNVSHIPVINNYENISHETLVSTINKELLNNKLNFLKEELIEASKDIYKPFSEKDKIFTISGKKTTINLNTLMEREPDSIYSKEIIEGSFKILPRHKIISIQKILSTIYDYFDFQKIIDQDNLHNKTIKKLNLLSIRRDYEFFREQIQTEGDSILIHAIDTTIYFLFTIAQLNKERAAKNAPRSTSKFFIDKSHYTEFTEFFYDNDIIIQAALGVLLHPIGLMHITILQKIRNKISIKQNDTEKQLFSKIELLEKSINISKNLFRMRDDISAITKMIINGQKNYLNNKNHTETTKKFTHELIRIFCIIDTYDEMINPIIIKEPVNPLEAIEFLNQNSEKYYWDKDKPDEYLRNKKFDIEMLKNFLKVLAPFDYGTIINVHTKNCNEPIFKAVVFKYTMDVLPILSIIQQKDKSYKIGDILLNLESREIIIKGQNGEIKKSPFKNTDKFELRHNIEELQSEQFQLLDSTQN; from the coding sequence ATGATTCTCAAAGAAATAAAAAAAATAGAAGACTTAACAGAAAAGGATATAATATTTTCAAACATTGGAAACTTAACTAAATTAAGTACAAAGGTAAATAAAAAAATCATAACATTTTTAAAAAAAGGAAATGTTTCACATATCCCGGTTATAAACAATTATGAAAATATCTCACATGAAACATTAGTCAGTACAATTAATAAAGAACTTTTAAACAACAAATTAAATTTTTTAAAAGAAGAACTAATAGAAGCATCAAAAGATATATATAAGCCATTCTCAGAAAAGGATAAAATATTCACAATTTCAGGGAAAAAAACAACAATTAATTTAAATACATTAATGGAAAGAGAACCCGATTCCATCTATAGTAAGGAAATTATTGAAGGTAGTTTTAAAATTTTGCCAAGACATAAAATAATCTCTATTCAAAAAATATTATCAACAATCTATGATTATTTTGATTTTCAAAAAATCATAGATCAAGATAATCTCCATAATAAAACAATAAAAAAACTAAACTTGCTGTCAATCAGAAGAGATTATGAATTTTTTAGAGAACAAATACAAACAGAAGGTGACTCCATATTAATACATGCAATTGATACTACAATTTATTTTTTATTCACTATTGCACAGTTAAATAAAGAGCGAGCAGCAAAAAATGCACCAAGATCAACATCAAAATTTTTTATTGATAAATCACACTATACAGAATTTACAGAATTTTTTTACGATAATGATATTATAATACAAGCTGCACTTGGAGTACTGTTACACCCAATTGGGCTTATGCATATCACAATACTACAAAAAATAAGAAACAAAATTAGTATTAAACAAAACGATACAGAAAAACAACTTTTCTCTAAAATAGAACTTTTAGAGAAAAGTATTAATATTTCTAAAAATTTATTTAGAATGAGAGATGATATTTCTGCTATTACAAAAATGATAATTAATGGACAAAAAAATTACCTTAATAACAAAAATCACACAGAAACAACAAAAAAATTCACACATGAACTTATCAGAATTTTTTGCATAATAGATACTTATGATGAAATGATTAATCCAATAATAATTAAAGAACCCGTTAATCCATTAGAAGCAATTGAATTTTTAAATCAAAACAGCGAAAAATATTATTGGGATAAAGACAAACCAGACGAATATTTACGAAATAAAAAATTTGACATAGAAATGCTAAAAAATTTTTTAAAAGTACTTGCACCATTTGATTATGGCACGATAATAAACGTACACACAAAAAATTGCAATGAACCTATATTTAAAGCTGTCGTTTTTAAATATACAATGGATGTTTTGCCTATTTTATCCATAATACAACAAAAAGACAAATCATATAAAATTGGAGATATATTACTAAACCTCGAATCTAGAGAAATAATAATAAAAGGACAAAATGGAGAAATTAAAAAAAGCCCATTTAAAAACACTGATAAATTTGAATTAAGACATAACATTGAAGAACTTCAAAGTGAACAATTTCAACTATTAGATTCTACTCAGAATTAA
- the hflC gene encoding protease modulator HflC — translation MKYILKFLLYFAKILAFTLMFGLILLAITQPIYILKENEISITTRLGKIERTENTAGLKYKIPFIENVHIFPKYILRWDGEPQRIPTGGEEKQLIWIDTTARWKIVDINKFYTAIKTMFRASIIINAAIEPAVRGVIAKYPLLEIIRSSNDPIQRLSDGILTPQDITNNTTYKITKGRKIIENEIIEVSNQNTKDIGIEIVDVLIRKIGYDPSLIDSVHNRMISERQQVAEEQRSIGIAEKTEILGSIEKEKLKLLSEARAEAAKIKAEGDSKAAQIYANAYGQNAEFYKLWQSLESYKITLKDKRKIFSTDMDFFKYLHHTK, via the coding sequence ATGAAATATATACTAAAATTTTTACTCTATTTTGCTAAGATTTTAGCTTTTACATTAATGTTCGGATTAATATTATTAGCTATAACACAACCAATCTACATTTTAAAAGAAAATGAAATTTCGATAACTACAAGACTCGGTAAAATTGAGAGAACAGAAAATACAGCTGGTCTTAAATATAAAATCCCATTTATTGAAAATGTACACATTTTTCCTAAATACATACTTAGATGGGATGGAGAACCTCAAAGAATTCCAACAGGAGGAGAAGAAAAACAATTAATCTGGATAGATACAACTGCTAGATGGAAAATTGTAGACATTAATAAATTTTATACAGCAATCAAAACAATGTTTAGAGCTTCTATTATAATTAATGCAGCTATTGAACCTGCAGTAAGAGGTGTCATTGCAAAATATCCTTTACTTGAAATTATAAGAAGTTCAAATGACCCCATTCAACGCCTATCTGATGGAATATTAACTCCACAAGACATTACAAATAATACAACCTATAAAATCACAAAAGGCCGAAAAATAATTGAAAACGAAATAATTGAAGTATCTAATCAAAATACAAAAGATATTGGAATTGAAATTGTAGATGTACTTATTAGAAAAATTGGTTATGATCCAAGTTTAATTGATTCCGTACACAACAGAATGATTTCAGAAAGACAACAAGTAGCAGAAGAACAAAGAAGTATAGGGATTGCTGAGAAAACAGAAATTCTTGGTAGTATTGAAAAAGAAAAACTCAAACTATTAAGTGAAGCAAGGGCAGAAGCTGCTAAAATTAAAGCTGAAGGAGATAGTAAAGCTGCACAAATTTATGCAAATGCTTATGGACAAAATGCTGAATTTTATAAATTATGGCAATCACTAGAAAGTTATAAAATAACACTTAAAGATAAACGAAAAATATTTTCAACAGATATGGATTTTTTTAAATACTTACATCATACAAAATAA
- the hflK gene encoding FtsH protease activity modulator HflK, with product MLNNILNFFNKTYEYTIILIILVIILIITIANVFIVGPSDEAVILRLGKLNRILEPGIHIKIPLIEEKLIVPVKIIQEVKFGFNPNNNMVSNPDEDEGIIITGDLNIIKVEWLVQYKISDPYSFMFKVEDPEKTITDIAKASMNRLIGDNTIFEIINDNRVGVTEGVRDSMNEIIKTYNLGIDIIQVQIRNAMPPKGKVYEAFEDVNIAIQDKNKFINEGKKEFNQIIPKIRGEALKIIEEAKGYKENRINSALAETAIFNAILDAYIKDPEITRERIYNETMKEILENKDNIEIIDKNLKNFLPFKEVK from the coding sequence ATGTTAAATAACATCTTAAATTTTTTTAACAAAACATATGAATATACTATAATTCTAATTATATTAGTAATAATATTAATAATCACCATTGCAAATGTTTTCATTGTTGGACCATCTGATGAAGCGGTCATTCTTCGTCTTGGTAAATTAAATAGGATACTTGAACCAGGAATACATATCAAAATTCCATTAATTGAAGAAAAATTAATTGTACCAGTAAAGATCATACAAGAAGTTAAATTTGGGTTTAATCCAAACAACAATATGGTAAGCAATCCAGATGAAGATGAAGGAATTATTATTACTGGAGACTTAAATATAATTAAGGTTGAATGGTTAGTACAATATAAAATCAGTGATCCATATTCTTTTATGTTCAAAGTAGAAGATCCAGAAAAAACCATCACAGACATTGCAAAAGCATCAATGAACAGATTAATTGGAGACAATACTATTTTTGAAATCATTAACGATAACAGGGTTGGTGTCACAGAAGGAGTAAGAGATTCTATGAATGAAATTATTAAAACATATAATTTAGGAATCGATATTATACAGGTACAAATCAGGAATGCCATGCCACCAAAAGGAAAAGTTTATGAAGCATTTGAAGATGTTAATATTGCAATCCAAGATAAAAATAAATTTATAAATGAAGGAAAAAAAGAATTTAATCAAATTATTCCAAAAATCAGAGGTGAAGCACTCAAAATCATAGAAGAAGCTAAAGGATATAAAGAAAACAGAATAAATAGTGCATTAGCTGAAACTGCCATATTTAATGCAATTCTAGATGCATACATAAAAGATCCAGAAATTACAAGAGAGCGAATATATAATGAAACAATGAAAGAAATTCTTGAAAATAAAGACAATATTGAAATTATTGACAAAAACTTAAAAAATTTCCTTCCATTTAAGGAGGTTAAGTAA
- a CDS encoding hemolysin family protein, with protein MLELIIILILVILSAIFSASETAYTSLSLIQLQDIKKKGKLGTVVYNLSQNPSKLVTTILIGNNIANITASTLTTKFVLDKYGNNSLAFSTGIITIIVLICSEIFPKQIAILNNESIVLYTSIFIKTLTIIFTPAIYIINGIVKILLSLCKITTNQKITKDSIKNMLSLAEKLGILENDDRIFMQKMLNIGEVRASEIMTHRTEVFSLSSTSKLKDKIKLIKKEGYSRIPIYKGQNREQIIGILITKDLIEISKKKLEKNIIKFIKPAVFVQQNKRIKDILDIMRQKQKIMAIVIDEYGGFSGILTVEDIMEKIFGAIFDEYDFEEKKQLITKKDDNIYLISGETTFDEIEETVGIKIQHKDYINTMGGYIMDLLDKIPTKGERVNTEHGEYLIEEIQNHKIKKITFKKIQKE; from the coding sequence ATGTTAGAATTAATCATTATATTAATACTTGTAATATTATCGGCGATTTTCTCAGCATCAGAAACAGCCTATACATCATTAAGCCTCATCCAACTTCAAGACATAAAGAAAAAAGGCAAATTAGGAACAGTAGTATACAATTTATCACAAAACCCATCAAAACTCGTCACAACAATTTTAATTGGCAATAATATTGCTAATATAACAGCAAGCACTCTGACAACAAAATTTGTTCTTGATAAATATGGTAATAATTCTCTTGCATTTTCAACTGGAATCATAACAATAATAGTACTCATCTGTTCAGAAATATTTCCTAAACAGATTGCAATCCTAAATAATGAGAGTATAGTCTTATATACCTCTATTTTCATTAAAACATTAACAATAATATTTACACCAGCAATATACATAATTAATGGAATAGTCAAAATTTTATTAAGTCTATGCAAAATAACAACAAATCAAAAAATAACTAAAGATAGTATAAAAAATATGTTGTCTTTAGCCGAAAAATTAGGAATTTTAGAAAATGACGACAGAATATTCATGCAAAAAATGCTAAATATAGGAGAAGTTAGGGCGTCTGAAATTATGACACATAGAACAGAAGTATTTTCACTCTCAAGTACATCAAAATTAAAAGATAAAATTAAACTAATTAAAAAAGAAGGATATTCCAGAATTCCCATATATAAAGGTCAAAATAGAGAACAAATAATAGGAATCTTAATAACTAAAGATTTAATTGAAATAAGTAAAAAAAAACTTGAAAAAAATATTATTAAATTCATAAAGCCTGCTGTTTTTGTACAGCAAAACAAAAGAATAAAAGACATATTAGATATCATGAGACAAAAACAAAAAATAATGGCAATTGTTATTGATGAGTACGGTGGATTTTCAGGAATACTGACAGTAGAAGACATAATGGAAAAAATTTTCGGTGCAATATTTGATGAATATGATTTCGAAGAGAAAAAACAACTTATTACTAAAAAAGACGACAACATTTACTTAATATCAGGAGAAACAACATTTGATGAAATTGAAGAAACAGTAGGAATTAAAATTCAACATAAAGACTACATCAATACAATGGGAGGATACATCATGGACTTACTTGACAAAATACCTACAAAAGGAGAACGGGTTAATACAGAACATGGAGAATATCTCATAGAAGAAATTCAAAACCATAAAATAAAAAAAATAACATTTAAAAAAATTCAAAAGGAATAA
- a CDS encoding UDP-N-acetylmuramoyl-L-alanyl-D-glutamate--2,6-diaminopimelate ligase, translating to MNRKVLNDVLFKLNQNLIQKIIGSCEVEILGLAYDSRCVSFNFVFFALPGLHFDGQKFIESAIQRGSNVIVHTNDIDFYDSNVTYIRVDPCNIKRFMSNFAHVFYDEPSKKLKIIGVTGTDGKSSVCFYIYTLLKSMGVKVGFISTVFLEDGSGILVKNPYRQSTPESTEIHLVLSKMVDNNVEYAIIESTSHGLDDRTSRLLDIEYSVAVLTNITHEHLEFHGTMQNYLRAKLNLFYSADFNGGFGIINMDDNHFSMFMNSIKRTYTYSLKNEKADFFVSKINEQMGFTEFEFYHNNIKYASRVNLTGSFNVENVMAALIVVSQVMKFDILKLISKLINIKSLCGRMQDINFGQDFSLIVDYAHTPGAFLKMFPIFRRLAKKRLISVFGSAGERDILKRRLQGEIADEYSDIIILCDEDPRGEDSMQIIRDIAEGIVTKTLNKDLFFIPDRKCAIEKAINIACGDDLVVTLGKGHESSIIYKDKSIFWDEQAVIKDIILSLKK from the coding sequence ATGAATAGAAAAGTACTTAATGATGTTTTATTTAAATTAAATCAAAATTTGATACAAAAAATTATAGGGTCTTGTGAAGTGGAAATATTGGGACTTGCATATGATTCAAGATGTGTTTCATTTAATTTCGTTTTTTTTGCTCTTCCTGGACTGCATTTTGATGGTCAAAAATTTATTGAATCAGCAATTCAACGAGGTAGTAATGTTATTGTTCATACTAATGATATTGATTTTTATGATTCCAACGTAACGTATATTAGAGTTGATCCTTGTAATATAAAAAGATTTATGTCAAATTTTGCTCATGTTTTTTATGATGAGCCCTCAAAAAAGCTTAAAATTATTGGTGTTACAGGCACTGATGGTAAGAGTTCTGTTTGTTTTTATATTTATACTTTATTAAAATCTATGGGTGTTAAAGTTGGGTTTATCTCAACGGTGTTTCTTGAAGATGGAAGTGGTATTTTAGTTAAAAATCCCTATAGGCAGTCTACTCCAGAATCAACAGAAATTCATTTAGTTCTCAGTAAAATGGTGGATAATAATGTTGAATATGCTATTATTGAATCAACTTCTCATGGTCTTGATGATAGGACATCAAGGCTTCTTGATATTGAATATTCTGTTGCTGTTTTGACTAATATCACTCATGAACATCTTGAATTTCATGGTACCATGCAGAATTATTTGAGAGCCAAGCTTAATCTTTTTTATTCTGCAGATTTTAATGGTGGTTTTGGTATTATCAATATGGATGATAATCACTTTTCTATGTTTATGAATTCTATTAAAAGGACTTATACCTATAGTTTAAAAAATGAAAAAGCTGATTTTTTTGTAAGTAAGATTAATGAACAAATGGGTTTTACTGAATTTGAGTTTTATCATAATAACATTAAATATGCTTCTAGAGTTAATCTGACGGGTAGTTTTAATGTTGAGAATGTTATGGCTGCCTTAATTGTTGTTAGTCAAGTTATGAAATTTGATATTTTAAAACTTATTTCTAAGCTTATCAATATTAAGAGTCTTTGTGGACGCATGCAAGATATTAACTTTGGCCAAGATTTTTCTTTAATTGTTGATTATGCACATACACCAGGTGCTTTTCTTAAAATGTTTCCCATATTTAGAAGACTTGCAAAAAAGCGTTTAATTTCTGTTTTTGGTTCTGCTGGGGAGAGAGATATTCTTAAGAGAAGATTGCAGGGAGAAATTGCAGATGAGTATTCAGATATAATAATACTTTGTGATGAGGATCCAAGAGGTGAGGATTCTATGCAAATAATTAGAGATATTGCAGAAGGAATTGTAACAAAAACCTTAAATAAAGATTTGTTTTTTATTCCTGATAGAAAATGTGCAATTGAAAAAGCAATAAATATTGCATGTGGTGATGATTTGGTGGTTACTCTTGGAAAGGGGCATGAAAGTTCAATAATATATAAAGATAAGAGTATTTTTTGGGATGAACAAGCGGTTATTAAAGATATTATTTTAAGTTTGAAAAAATAG
- a CDS encoding D-alanine--D-alanine ligase: protein MKKNLMLIFGGVSFEHEISLRSAYGIYLSLLKLDKYNVFSVFIDKVTGIWYLLDSVPSSAELIKRDITSIISFIPGCGIFVNNKSLEIDVIFPIIHGRTGEDGAIQGFVKMMDIPCVGAGILGSAISINKYFCKVLLKSFNIPVVSFIGFKKDDYLLNKEGIKEDIKNKLNYPVIVKPSVLGSSIGINVAYNVAQIEKYIEEAFEYDLTVVVEKFIKAREIECAVIGNDQIKIFTPGEIVVQDFVFYDYDAKYSTIPGDSIVFNIPAHLDMKHLLDVKEYAFLTYKYLELRGMARIDFLISKDTNLLYVNEVNTIPGFTDISMFAKMCEHDGLDYESLVDKLITLAFESYEKRKGKIDFNRLES, encoded by the coding sequence ATGAAAAAAAATCTTATGTTAATATTTGGAGGAGTTTCTTTTGAGCATGAGATTTCTCTTAGATCTGCTTATGGGATTTATTTATCTCTTTTAAAACTTGATAAGTATAATGTATTTTCAGTTTTTATTGATAAAGTTACTGGGATTTGGTATTTGTTAGATTCTGTTCCCAGTAGTGCTGAATTGATTAAAAGAGATATTACTTCTATTATTAGTTTTATTCCTGGTTGTGGGATATTTGTGAATAATAAATCTCTTGAGATAGATGTTATATTTCCTATTATTCATGGAAGAACAGGTGAGGATGGTGCTATTCAGGGATTTGTAAAGATGATGGATATTCCTTGTGTTGGTGCTGGTATTTTAGGAAGTGCTATTTCTATTAATAAATATTTCTGTAAGGTTTTGCTTAAAAGTTTTAATATTCCTGTAGTGTCTTTTATTGGATTTAAAAAAGATGATTATCTTTTAAATAAAGAGGGAATTAAAGAGGATATAAAGAATAAATTAAATTATCCTGTAATTGTGAAGCCTTCTGTATTAGGTTCTTCAATTGGAATTAATGTTGCATATAATGTTGCTCAGATTGAAAAATATATTGAAGAAGCTTTTGAATATGATTTGACAGTTGTTGTAGAAAAATTTATTAAAGCAAGAGAAATTGAATGTGCTGTTATTGGGAATGATCAAATTAAAATATTTACACCTGGTGAAATTGTTGTGCAGGATTTTGTATTTTATGATTATGATGCTAAGTATTCTACTATTCCTGGAGATTCAATTGTGTTTAATATTCCGGCTCATCTTGATATGAAACATTTATTAGATGTTAAAGAATATGCATTTTTGACTTATAAATATTTGGAACTTAGAGGGATGGCAAGGATTGATTTTTTGATATCAAAAGATACCAATTTACTTTATGTTAATGAGGTAAATACAATTCCAGGTTTTACAGATATTTCTATGTTTGCTAAAATGTGTGAACATGATGGTCTTGATTATGAGAGTTTAGTTGATAAATTAATCACTTTGGCTTTTGAGAGTTATGAAAAGCGTAAGGGTAAAATTGATTTTAATAGGTTGGAGAGTTAG